TGAATTATTTAGAATGTGTGGAGATAATGAGCCTTTATCCCGTGGTATCTGGACATTTGAAAGATCGGGAGTTGATATTGACGATTTAGAATTACAAAAAGCCTTTAGCTTTATATTCTGTGAGTGTGAAGCTCCATCAGGCTGCTGTGAATATTTTGTAACAGTATCAGCAATTGAAGTAACAGATAGTGATGATCATGATGCAGTAGTTGATAATGTAAGGATCACTGCCCTTGCCCAATCATCAGGAGATTGTATCTATGAGGATAATTATAAAAAATTAGATGGAAAAAGGGACTGCATTGACTGTAAAACAAAGCACCCTAAGGAGAAAAAAATATTACTTGAATGTGGTGAGGGAACTGGAAGCAGGACCTTTACTTCATCAAATGACTCAGCTTTTCAATTAGCCCATGTTAAGTTAGATACAACTTGTCTATGCAGGCCTATGGTTAATATTGAGTTTTCAAGCATTGTGAGTTTTGATGCAATTGGTGACGATGGGGATGTTCAATTACGATATGAATTATTTAGAGTATGCGATAATAGAAAGCCTATATCAGTAGGTATTTGGTCGGTGGATAGAATGGACATGGATATCGTTTTTATTGATAAGTCCACAAACACATTTGATTTTACATTCTGTGACTGCGTCACCTGTCCTGGTTGCTGTGAATACTTTGTAACTGTTACACCTATTACAATTACAGAAGGTGTAATTACTGCTACTGTTAGCAATGGTAGAATAGCTGCATTGGCTCAAGAGATATAATAGAATGCATAACATATTGAAGATCAAAAGAGCAAAGACGATTTAGTTATCTTTGTTCTTTTTTTATTTTCAGAAGAAAAGGAGTTGTTAGAACAGAATCCATCACTGATTCGATAAAACAACATATGATGTAAGGGAAAGGAAGTATACGTATTGTAAGAATATTGTAGATATAAAGGATATTTTTCTAAAGTATACTCTGTTCATTTAAAATGAAAAATTAATAAAATCTATGAGGAGGTATATAGGTGACTTATAATAACGGTTATGGCGAATATGAAACATGTAAACCAAATAGGGACAGAGCTAAATGCAAACCAGAGCATCTTAAACCCCAAAAAATACTCCTGGAATGTGGGGAGGGAACTGGAAGCAAAACCTTTACTTCATCCAATGATGCGCCATTCCAATTAGCCCATGTTACTCTTGATACAACCTGTTTAAATAAATCTGAAATTTTAATAAAGTTTTCTAGTCTAGTTAAAGTGGAAAGATTAAATAGTGGAGGAACAGTTCGATTAAAATACGAATTATTAAGATCATGTGAAGATGAAGAGCCTATACCCCTTGGAACTTGGATGTTTGAGAAAGTTGACATTTCAGATTCGGATTTTGAAGATGCTGCTGAGGAATCATTTAATTTCATCTTTTGTGAATGTTCTACTTGCCCTTCCTGCTGCGATTATTTTGTGAAAGTTACCCCTATTGAAGTAACTGATGTTACAGCAACGGTTAGTAATGGTAGGATGGCAGCCTTGGCTCAATCCTTAAAGGACCGTTCAAATCATGAATGTAAAACGCATGAACCAAAATATGAGTGTACTAAATATAAAACTAAGTTTTTTGAATCAAAAGAGACAATTCTAGAATGCGGAAATGGAAATGGAAGTGTTATTTTCAGAACGGAAAACGAACCACCAGTGCGCATAGCAAATGTTACAATTGATACATCAGGTTTGTGCAAGCCTAAAGTTTTAATAGAGTTTTCTAGCATTGTTAGCTATATTGAACAGACATTACCTGATAATACTGTTAAGCTTCAATTTGAATTGTTTAGAAGATGCCATAAAGAAGAGCCCATATCTCGAGGTGTTTGGGCATATGAAGTGGGAGAAATAGGAGGAGGGATTCAATCAGCACAAGGGTTCGGATTTACTTTCTGTGAATGCGTGAATTTTTCAGGTTGCTGTGAATATTTTGTAATATTAACTCCTATTGAAGTACCCACAGGAGATCCAGAGAATGCAATGATTAGTAATTCAAGAATGACTGCACTTGCTCAATCATCTAAAGCTGGTGATGGAAACTATGGCATAATAGATTGTGAACCAAAACACATCAAGTCTAAAGAAATATTATTAGAATGTGGTAGTGGAACTGGAAGGAGAACTTTTACTTCATCGGACGACTCTGCTTTTCAATTAGCACAGGTTACCATAGATACTACACAGTTATGTAAGCCTACGATTAATATTGAGTTTTCAAGCATTGTAAGCTTCGAGAGAACCAATAATGACTTAAATGCTTTGCTGAGATATGAATTATTTAGAGTATGGGACGATGGTAGTGAAGAATCACAAGGAGTCTGGGTGCTTACAAGAGTAGATCAAGATACTATTAAGGTTACAGAATCATTTGATTTTACTTTCTGTGAATCTATAATATGCAAGTCAAACTGCTGCACATATTTTGTAAAAGTAACACCAATTCAAATAGAGGAAGGTCAAGTAACCGTTAGTAATGGTAAAATGGCTGCATTGGTACAAGAAGAATAGTAGAACGAATAGAAACTTAAAAAAGAAAACTAATACCTAAAAAAAATAATGAGGCATACAACTCATAATCCCTCATTATTTTTTTGGGGGTAATATATATGTAACAATATAACCATGAAAATATTTGAAGATGATAGTATGAGTTTAGATAGGAAATCTAATAGACTAATAAATGAAAAAAGCTCATATCTATTACAACATGTAGATAACCCTGTACATTGGTATCCTTGGAAAGATGAAGCCTTTGAGAAAGCTAAAGAAGAGGATAAACCAATATTCCTAAGTATTGGATACTCTACCTGCCACTAGTACTATGTTTAATAAAGTATCCAATAATAAAATAAGAGCCAATAATGACTCTTTTATATAAACTGTACGTTCAAGCTATTACTTTCTCCCTTTCCTCTTTTTATATTTACTATCTAATGAACTGTTAAAGAAAATGTTCATGGAGAAAATCATTCATTTAGTACACATTTTTCTTGTAATGTGCCATACGTATATTTATTTCTTATCTCACAGAATATATAAAAAGATAAAATAAAGAGACATAACCATACTCTAATATTCTTAATATTAAAACCAACTATTTTTAATCCACTTAATAGTCATCTCCAAGTCTAAATCATTGGCTAGGGATATCAAGGTAGGTGTTTTAGAATATGCATCAAGCGGTATTGGCCCAATTTTTTTGGGAATTTCTAAATTTAAGCGACAATACTGCTCTTTTAAAAGCTGGGAACTATAAAATTCGTTAACACCTATATCGCTGTTGAACAAGAGTTCTAGTAGAGGATAGGGCGGTTTGGGATAGAAAGACCAATCAATAGCTCCCCATTTAGTTGTATCAGCGGTAATTTGCTGAGGATATATTCCGGTACCGATTGATAAAAGATACATGTCATCAAGGGCTTTTATATTTCCCTGTTCACCTCTTGCAGCAGCTATAGCTGCTGTACTAGGATTATTCGCTATAACTGCCCCATCAACATGACTTTTGTAAGAGGGAAAATAGGTTGGTGCGGCATTACTAGCGAGGGCCACATCTATCACTAATTCTTCCATATTTGTAGAACCGGGCAAATTGTTAAAAAAGACAGGACTCCAATAAGGTTTCGAATAAGAACCAGATACCCTAAATGAAGGTATCAACACCTTGTGAGATAAATCAGATAGGCGTAGATCTTTAGGAAATATCATACTGAGTGCTTGTTTGAGGTGTTTATTATCATACTTAGGCCTATAATATTCCAAATAACGAGGGGTAAAAATGTATTTACCATAACGGACATATAAATCTACAAGATCTTCTGGTGAAAGACCGTAAGCAAGGCCTAAGGCAATGATAGAACCGGTAGAGGTGCCGGCAAAAAGTTCAGTCATATTTATAAACTCAGAAATTTCATGTTCATTTTTTAATCTCTTTAGGAGAGTTGCTGTCAGCACACCCCTAATGCCTCCACCGTCAAAGGTCATAATCCTGTACTTATCCATAAAACACACTCCTTAATAAACTTTTTATATAACTTATGTGAAAGTAGGAAAGCCCATGCTCCAAAAAACAAAATTCTCTAAGGTTTTTAGCGTATTTTAGATCATGTTATGATCTATGCTGTTTCTCTTATAAATTATTTTCACGCTAATTCATTAAACAAGGGAGGTTTGATAGAGGATACACAAAAAGTAACAGGTGAATAGTCTGTTATTTTTTTTATTTAAAGCCATCTAGTTCATAAAGGACATTGAAAGCATATGTTTAGAGTTGCAGGTGAATATAAATGTGAATATATTTTTTATGGAGCCGATGCTATGAACCCAAATGGTAAGTCCAATAGAGTGTCAGAGGCCTTGAGAATTTACTTACTCAACAATACAAAAAAGAAAACGATACATTCAGCTATGAGGTAGATTATTTATAATACCTCATTATTTTTTTTGGTATTATATTACTGATTATGAAAAATGTTTGGAGATGATAGTGTGAGTTTAGATAAAGAATCTAATAGACTTATAAATGAAAAAAGTCCATATCTATTACAACAT
The sequence above is a segment of the Anaeromicrobium sediminis genome. Coding sequences within it:
- a CDS encoding patatin-like phospholipase family protein — encoded protein: MDKYRIMTFDGGGIRGVLTATLLKRLKNEHEISEFINMTELFAGTSTGSIIALGLAYGLSPEDLVDLYVRYGKYIFTPRYLEYYRPKYDNKHLKQALSMIFPKDLRLSDLSHKVLIPSFRVSGSYSKPYWSPVFFNNLPGSTNMEELVIDVALASNAAPTYFPSYKSHVDGAVIANNPSTAAIAAARGEQGNIKALDDMYLLSIGTGIYPQQITADTTKWGAIDWSFYPKPPYPLLELLFNSDIGVNEFYSSQLLKEQYCRLNLEIPKKIGPIPLDAYSKTPTLISLANDLDLEMTIKWIKNSWF
- a CDS encoding DUF4489 domain-containing protein, whose protein sequence is MTYNNGYGEYETCKPNRDRAKCKPEHLKPQKILLECGEGTGSKTFTSSNDAPFQLAHVTLDTTCLNKSEILIKFSSLVKVERLNSGGTVRLKYELLRSCEDEEPIPLGTWMFEKVDISDSDFEDAAEESFNFIFCECSTCPSCCDYFVKVTPIEVTDVTATVSNGRMAALAQSLKDRSNHECKTHEPKYECTKYKTKFFESKETILECGNGNGSVIFRTENEPPVRIANVTIDTSGLCKPKVLIEFSSIVSYIEQTLPDNTVKLQFELFRRCHKEEPISRGVWAYEVGEIGGGIQSAQGFGFTFCECVNFSGCCEYFVILTPIEVPTGDPENAMISNSRMTALAQSSKAGDGNYGIIDCEPKHIKSKEILLECGSGTGRRTFTSSDDSAFQLAQVTIDTTQLCKPTINIEFSSIVSFERTNNDLNALLRYELFRVWDDGSEESQGVWVLTRVDQDTIKVTESFDFTFCESIICKSNCCTYFVKVTPIQIEEGQVTVSNGKMAALVQEE
- a CDS encoding DUF4489 domain-containing protein, which codes for ELFRMCGDNEPLSRGIWTFERSGVDIDDLELQKAFSFIFCECEAPSGCCEYFVTVSAIEVTDSDDHDAVVDNVRITALAQSSGDCIYEDNYKKLDGKRDCIDCKTKHPKEKKILLECGEGTGSRTFTSSNDSAFQLAHVKLDTTCLCRPMVNIEFSSIVSFDAIGDDGDVQLRYELFRVCDNRKPISVGIWSVDRMDMDIVFIDKSTNTFDFTFCDCVTCPGCCEYFVTVTPITITEGVITATVSNGRIAALAQEI
- a CDS encoding DUF255 domain-containing protein; this translates as MKIFEDDSMSLDRKSNRLINEKSSYLLQHVDNPVHWYPWKDEAFEKAKEEDKPIFLSIGYSTCH